atatgcataaatgttaagCGGCACAAGAGTTTTTCATTGTTAATGCTCCATTGCAGTTTTTGATCTTTCCTTTTCTTTGGATTAGTATTTTTAGAGGGGCGTCATGACGATCAAGTCTTCGACGAGCGTGAGCTGAAGTTTGAGGTGGGAGATGGAGAGAATTTGGGTCTGCCACCAGGTGTGGAGAAAGCCCTGCAGGCTATGGAGCAGGGAGAGGAGGCGCTCTTCACCATCAAACCAAAGTAAACACACAACAGCAGTCAAGATTTCATCCATGAGTGTCTTGTGTTTCTTCCCATGGATGTATTTATTAATGCGCACCAATCTCAGGTATGGCTATGGAGCGGCTGGCAGTGACAAATTCAACATCCCTCCCGGTGCAACACTGCAGTACAAAATCAAACTGAAAGCATTTGAGAAGGTCAGTATATCCTCCTATATAAAAGCACAGCATAGTATAATTCACACCCAAATATACAGGATGGAACAGACGGCTTCACAGTGTATAAGGCCAGATAAAAAAAGTAGAGGTTGACCGAtctatatatcggttttaccaatttaTCAGCACCAATTGTCGATCAGTTAATCGGTCGATAGTtgccttttgttttgtgtgatcATTCTTCTGATGATCTACTGCTGATAAATTACTGGTCATGCTATATTATTAAGCTTGTATGACGATGGTTACTTTAAGCATTTATACTGTCTTTTTAACTGTGGTTAaatacggaagctcaaagaggccatgcgttattattatttttctgtctcgttttctcgtgatccCGACATAACTAAGGTTATCatctcgtgatcatgacttaattttctcgtgatctcggcataacaaaaagttgttttcttgtgatctcgacataacaaaaagttgttttctcgtgatcatgacttaattttctaGATCTCGACGTCTCTCTGTCATTGACAACTTCCAGATTAGTGTCAGACACTTTAGAAGAAGACTATCACGTCTACAACTTTTTCGTAGAAAATACAGTGAAGcgtttggtcaatttcattgccagccaacttgagggaccgggacgtctgcatgactgcggtcaagccagccgcgattTAGATCCGAGTGCGCGCATATTACAGTATTAACGGTACTTTGCGGAAAGCACATAAAGACGTGCTtcttgactcctgttgagtgcagaagaaagcgagtcttTCTATATTGATGAAAAgcgtttattaagtgtttgtgacatgctgcctggtgtttattaatatgtttgatttagtctatgtgaaaggtgactggttagaatactcttggatagggcaggtgaatattttataaccaaagtgtaatgaattaacataactttacatttacatataataaattgtacttttctgccaaagatctctcattgtccttcataccttgtaataaacttaattgtaaatcctgtagctcaattaaaaactgtatagaaaattaaaggcaaaaacaactttttgttatgtcaagatcacgagaaaacaactttttgttatgccgagatcacgagaaaattaagtcatgatcacgagataACAACCTTAGTTAAGTcaagatcacgagaaaacgagacagaaaaataataataacgcatggcctctttgagcttccgtagttaaatgttctttattcaacaatttcttcttttttttttttttggtataatTGAGATTTTGGTTTAAAGAGCACCCATTGtggtttttaaacgtgcctaattttgttttaaaggtctcatacaatagatttacatgcatccaaggtcaaaaaacactttaatttgctcataatttaaattgcagcgttacatttttttccccagtgGAAAAAACGACttgttctaaaggattcattctaaactcctcctttcagagagcctaccctgctctgattggtcagatgtcccagtctgttgtgattggtctatcgcttagtgtagtgtttgatgGTGGGTCAAACCTGTTCACGAGCTGCCAATGAAGACCAAAGgcgggttttttgttaccaaattacgtaggttaggacaggaagtaagtctggaattactaatgaCTCGTTTCAgatgttcagaatcggttctttcttttgggagtcagtAAATCCATTTGTCGTGCAGTTTGagttttgaaactttgcagacttttttatattcacaaacagctataaaacacactacatgaaaggtcataTTTGAAAAAAACATGATAGGTGATAGGTGTCTGGGCTcgtcacagtaaggaaagactacacatttttaaaggaatattcagggataaatacaagttaagctcaaccgacagcatttgtggcataatgttgattaccacaaaaagtaatttcgactcgtccctccttttctttaaaaaaagcaaaaagaggTGTTACagagagacacttacaatggaagtgaatgggggacaatatttggagggtttaaaggcagaaatgagaagcttataattttataaaatcacttacattaattattctgttaaaactcttatTTGAAATTTAAGGTTTGTTTAAATCTTaatgtttacagtcattttagggtttgttgacattgcatcgtcatgacaatgaagttgtaaaattggcaataacttgaCACATAAAAaggtttgtaaattattttatcacactaagatAATTTGTACatgcattgtttgtttttgtagctatacttttaaaacggtgagtattttaatgttcacaaaTTGCCcccgattcacttccattgtaagtgcctcactgtatcctcgatttttgcttttgttgaagaaaaggaggaagtcaaaatacatttgatttaagAGACCGCTACTGTGCTTGTCATTGACATGTAATATTCTCATTTGAAAAAGCATTTAATGGGCCAAATATTGGTATACAACCCTgcaaagagagtgtgagtgtgtgtgtgtgtgtgtgtgtgtgtgtgtgtgtacacactttatttttttaagaagtaCACTAGCTTATTGATGGTCTCtaagctaacagacatgaactaaaggctaaaaaaaaaaagtactttttaatgGACTGTGTTTCTAGATAATTTCAATACACACCGTAAGTGATCAGATATAGTGGTATGAGCAGCATATATGGACTCATGGTCTTGTGAATGTGAAGTTAAGATGCCATATCCTGTCATACAGGCCAAAGAATCCTGGGAGATGAACTCCATTGAGAAACTGGAACAGAGCACAATCATCAAAGAGAAAGGAACACAGTATTTCAAGGTAAAGAATATTTCATGCACACTGTCTTTTGCTCACTCTTGTTTTCCctattaacccttgtgttgtgtttgttttgttctaaCATATtctgtgttcctggtcaaaaatgaccggccctcTAAAATtgttataaatctctcatattgcatatattatcacaagatattgcattagatcttttatcaacttttgttttgtaattatggTTTTGTACTCCTTTTTGGaccatatttacacacacacatatatatatatatatatatatatatataagtattcaTTGAACTGAGCTTAATCTGGGCCAGTGGGGCACTCCATGTGGAAAGCAAAACGAATATAattatgtaatatattaataaccacttgcttgatctggaCAAAGTAGGAGTCTTTTTAAAGCCTTGAATCTGGACTTTACCAAGCATGTTTctatttgctgacaaattagactGGTTTCATCTTTCATtattctcatcatttgcaaatttgCTTTCATGTTCTTGTAAAGGTCTCAATTAGTagaatgcaatgagcaaatttgtttcactcaagAGTCCAAACTTcagtgagtattagtgtatgaaattccaaTAGAcacataattataataaacaggagtgccTTTTTATCAAATTTTTCCTTATTACGTCCtgaaaacatacatataacatagaccagtgtttcccaaccactgtgccatgaaagattgtcaggtgtgccgtggaaaataaaaaattagaaatttgccattttgaaaccataatcggtcacttttgtgattgttcagagcaatgattaatgtgtaaaagtgagtgatatttatacgtgtaaaggtcatcacatgactcgcgtcagtgctggagaatacattgaaatctatgaagtgagtgtttatacgagtaaagggtcatcacatgactcgcgtcagtgctgcagaatacattgaagtctatgaagtgagtgatgtttatacgtgtaaagggtcatcacatgactcgcgtcagtgctgcagaatacattgaagtctatgaagtgagtgatgtttatacgtgtaaaggtcatcacatgactcgcgtcagcgctgcagaatacattgaagtctatgaagtgagtgatgtttatacgtgtaaaggtcatcacatgactcgcgtcagtgctggagaatacattgaagtctatgaagtgagtgtttatacgagtaaagggtcatcacatgactcgcgtcagtgctgcagaatacattgaagtctatgaagtgagtgatgtttatacgtgtaaagggtcatcacatgactcgcgtcagtgctgcagaatacattgaagtctatgaagtgagtgatgtttatacgtgtaaagggtcatcacatgactcgcgtcagtgctgcagaatacattgaagtctatgaagtgagtgatgtttatacgtgtaaagggtcatcacatgactcgcgtcagtgctgcagaatacattgaagtctatgaagtgagtgatgtttatacgtgtaaagggtcatcacatgactcgtgtcagtgctgcagaatacattgaagtctatgaagtgagtgtttatacgagtaaagggtcatcacatgactcgcgtcagtgctgcagaatacattgaagtctgggttctgttctgtttttttgttttgtttttttttttcatattttaattgtatttgttttttgtaacatTCCGTTGTTCgcatgttgtttttatattggcctccgctgtcactgcaggggaaaaacattcatctgcttcatatctctaataaatgcataatctgctatatgctcatcctgtaagttcatgattaaaaatgaaaatgtgaacgataataaaagctattaaatgtttaattatcattaaaatatgaaaatttaaatgactggtaataatagattatgacagaattttcatgaccctgtctgtcaaaatgacggacgatgagatttaaaaaaaaaattgtatagacgaatttaaaacattacaagtaaacatgctactaagatggacataaaacattgataagttattgaaaaggacaaatattgacgatggttagcctatgtgggatagtggtgtgccgtagaatttctTTAGTCGTataaagtgtgccgtggcagaaaaagggCTGGGAAACCCTGACATAGACAAGGACATatcgtaacttacagcagactatcctgattcaaacaagcccaaatgCAACACAAAACGATCAGTaggagtgtgtgcgtgcatgcgcacaaaccacatatgtgctcatctaaaggattggggtGATCCTGAACAtttaatattactgtattttgtatTCTATTCCATGTATTTTcaatggctggtcatttttgaccgggaacacaacaaGTATAACAAAGTGAAATGAAACCAATAAAATGTAACGCAAATGGCCCAATATTGGGGGGATTTTCAGATAtcatatgtgaacaaagtcaaggaattttattacatggattaagtaaaaaaaaaaaaataaataaaaattatttattcagttGAAAATGATCAGAACATAACATAAGCGTTAATCTAATTGTAAgttaatttacttttatttactgTAAGTCCATTTAAATGCCAGTAAAGGTGATTGAACATAAACGTGTATGCCAGGATGTGGTGAAACTGTCCTTATTGAATGAGTAATTGGAGTGCGTTTTGTGTGCACAGGAGGGGAAATACAAGCAGGCAGCCGTGCAGTATAAACGCATTGTGTCGTGGTTGGAGAGCGAGTCCAGTCTGCAGGGGGAGGAGGAAGAGAAAGCCAAAGCGCTGCGATTGGCTGCTCATCTCAACTTGGCTATGTGctacttaaaaatgcatgaaccAAACCTCACCCTCGAGAACTGTGACAAGGTAGGACATAAATGACCCCTTTCATGCACGTGTTTCAAAGTATTTAACTGCGCTAAATGCaacgtgaaatcaaaattgaccctctATAAATGCACGTTCCTGAATAAATGCACGTTCCTTTTCTGTTTCTTTGTGCAAAGGCACTGGAGCTGGACACAAATAATGAGAAGGCGTTGTTCAGGCGAGGGGAGGCACTGGTTGTCATGAAGGAGTTTGACCGGGCGAGAGCAGATTTCCAGCAAGTCACTCAGTTGTATCCAGCCAATAAGGCAGCAAAGAGTCAGATTGTGGTCTgccagaaacatctcaaagagcAACATGAGAAGGACAAACGCCTGTATGCAAACATGTTCCAAAAGTTTGCAGATAGGGACGCCAAAGTAAGTGTGTGCAGCCTGTCAGCACTGACACTTCATCGCTGTACAAAAGGTTCTACCGCCAAATTTGCATTGTCTTTGAATAAGGAACGAACTACTGATTTACCAATTTGAGTTTTTGCATTTAATCAGTGTTGGGAATGTTCCTCAAAATAATCCCCTACAAATGACTTAATTACTTCAgcaaaaatgtaatcacattaataattgTTACTTTAACCTTACTttactgtaacatgttttttttggaaaGTTTTGAATTCGTTCAACAAAATGCACCACATGTTTCTCCTTTACAATTACTTGTTTTGtggcccttcagctgtcacaaaaatgcaaacagatgtagcctacaaattaatattaacagttcatgttttatatgtattttacatttattattttagaaaCGTGTAACCCAAATAATGTACTTGAAATTAACTTAATAAATCGTAATCTGattacacccaaaactgaaaatgtatacacacacactcattatttatatatatatacacacacatacacacagtgcatccggaaaatattcacagcgcttcactttttccacattttgttatgttacagcctttttccaaaaatgtattaaattcattattttcctcagaattctacaaacaataccccataatgacaacgtgaaaaacgtttgtttgaaatatttgtaaatttattaaaaataaaaaatgaaataaatcacttgtacagaagtattcacagcctttgctcaatactttgttgaagcacctttggcaccaattacagcctcaagtctttttgtgtatgatgctacaagcttggc
The sequence above is a segment of the Xyrauchen texanus isolate HMW12.3.18 chromosome 29, RBS_HiC_50CHRs, whole genome shotgun sequence genome. Coding sequences within it:
- the fkbp4 gene encoding peptidyl-prolyl cis-trans isomerase FKBP4, translated to MTAEEVVNEGNSIPIEGEDITPKKDGGVLKLVKKEGTGTELPMTGDKVFVHYVGTLLDGTPFDSSRDRGEKFSFELGKGQVIKAWDIGVATMKIGEISQLVCKPEYAYGAAGSPPKIPPNATLVFQVELFEFRGEDITDGEDGGIIRRIITKGEGYTKPNEGASVEVFLEGRHDDQVFDERELKFEVGDGENLGLPPGVEKALQAMEQGEEALFTIKPKYGYGAAGSDKFNIPPGATLQYKIKLKAFEKAKESWEMNSIEKLEQSTIIKEKGTQYFKEGKYKQAAVQYKRIVSWLESESSLQGEEEEKAKALRLAAHLNLAMCYLKMHEPNLTLENCDKALELDTNNEKALFRRGEALVVMKEFDRARADFQQVTQLYPANKAAKSQIVVCQKHLKEQHEKDKRLYANMFQKFADRDAKKEVEHDKKPNGTMMEMGENGAQEQTAA